From the Bos javanicus breed banteng chromosome 7, ARS-OSU_banteng_1.0, whole genome shotgun sequence genome, the window TGATCCCAGTGCTTGCTCATCAGATTTCTCTTTAATCCAGATTCTCATCCAGGCTACTGGACCCagatctttctctgttttcttgctTGGTTTGTTGATTCAACTCCATCTATTTACCAGTCCTTTTGGAATATTACTTCTGCTTTGGCCCCAGCACCACTCGGATGAGGGGTATTGAGACATTCTACTGGGGTTGTGTTCTTTGACTTGGGCCATGAAATTGGGACTGCAAGAGTCAGTGggaacacaactttgtaaagcaactatgtgtgtgtgtgtgagtcactcagtcatgtctaactcttttgatcccacggactgtagcccaccaggctcctcagtccatgaatgctccaggctagaatactggagagggttgccattccttctctagggaatcttcccaacccaggagttgaacccaagtcttctacaTGTCTCCTTCgaggcaggcagattgttttactgctgaaagcaactatactccaataaaaattaatgtttaaaaaaagtgaaagtgaagtccctcagttgtgtctgattcttcacgaccccatggacttgcagcctaccaggctcctccatccatgggattttccaggcaagagtgcaggagtggattaccatttccttctccagggggtcttcctgacagaggaattgaaaccgggtctcctgcattgcaggcagacgctttaccatctgagccaccagggaagcccatttaaaaaaggggaaaaactaaattgctattattaaaaaaaaaaaagagtaagtagGTAGCTCTTGATCAACGTGTGGCCAAGTATCTCATTCAGAGGTTCCAGTTATGGTTTTCCCATCCTATGCCTGTGACAGACATTACTAATCAATCATGCCTTTTTCTACCTATTAATCTTAGCTGTGACCTCATAGTTCTCAAGATGGCACTCCAGGCAGCCTTTACCAATCAATAGCCATTGGCACGTGGGATGAGACGTACATACCAGCCCCCACTTGGGCTTCTTGCCATGGATCTCCAGTTCTTCTTGCAGCAAAAGTATGTTGTGTAAAATACGACAGATATGAATCAGTCAGTGGCTTCTGACTTCATTCTGGTGGGGCTCTTCAGCCGCTCAGGGTCACCTCAGCTACTGTTCTTCCTGGTGGCTGTCATGTTTATCATGGGGCTTCTGGGCAACACCACTCTGCTCTTCCTGATCTTCGTGGACTCCCGGCTCCACACACCGATGTATTTTCTGCTCAGTCAGCTCTCCCTGTTTGATGTTGGCTTCCCCCTGGTCACCATCCCCAAGATGGCCTCAGACTTTCTGCAAGGAGAAGGTTCCATCTCCTTTGGGGGTTGTGCAGCTCAGATATTCTTCCTCACGCTGATGGGTGTGGCTGAGGGCATCCTGTTGGCCCTCATGTCCTATGACCGTTATGTGGCTGTGTGCCACCCGCTGCAGTATTCTCTGCTCATGAGGCGCCAGATGTGCCTGCTCATGGTGATCTCCTCCTGGCTGGCGGGTGTGCTCAATGCCTGCATCCAGACCTCCATCACTCTGCACTTCCCCTACTGTGCCTCGCACACCGTGGACCACTTCTTTTGTGAGGTTCCTGTGCTGCTGAAGCTCTCCTGTGCGGACACCTCCACCTATGAACTGGCGCTGTCCACCTCGGGAGTGCTGATCCTGGTGCTTCCCCTTTCCCTCATTGCCACTTCCTATGGCCACGTGTTGGGGGCTGTTCTACGTATGCGCTCAGAGGAGGCCCACCACAAGGCCTTCACCACCTGCTCTT encodes:
- the LOC133251983 gene encoding olfactory receptor 2Z1; its protein translation is MNQSVASDFILVGLFSRSGSPQLLFFLVAVMFIMGLLGNTTLLFLIFVDSRLHTPMYFLLSQLSLFDVGFPLVTIPKMASDFLQGEGSISFGGCAAQIFFLTLMGVAEGILLALMSYDRYVAVCHPLQYSLLMRRQMCLLMVISSWLAGVLNACIQTSITLHFPYCASHTVDHFFCEVPVLLKLSCADTSTYELALSTSGVLILVLPLSLIATSYGHVLGAVLRMRSEEAHHKAFTTCSSHITAVGLFYGAAVFMYMVPGAYHSPHQDNMVSLFYSLITPTLNPLIYSLRNREVWMALVKVLRRPGLRAK